The sequence CTTGGCGGTGGCCGAATACACCGCGCTGCAAATGAAAAAAGCCGTGGCCGGCTATGGCAAGGCCGGCAAGGCCGAGGTGCAGCAAATGGTCATGCGTCTTTTAAAGCTGCCGTCGCTGCCGGGCAAGGATGCCGCCGACGCGCTGGGGCTGGCGATTACCCATGCGCATGTCGGCACGGCGATGGCGCGGCTGGCGCTGGCCAGCGAAGCCGGCGGCAAGATGGACGGCAACTACCGCGCCGGGCGCAGCCGGTGACGGTGACGGGCGGCTACGCCACCCGCTCCAGAATCAGCACGCCAAAAAACCCGAAGGCGGCAATCAAGGCCCACTTCAGCACCACCCAGCCGTAGTGCCTGAAGCGCAACTGCCCGGTGCCAGCGTAGAACATGAAGCACACCAGGGCGGCCAGCAGCGCGAACAACAGCATCCAGCGAAACAGCAGCATGGCCTGAACTCCCGGGGTGCCGGTGGCGGCGCCTTACCAGGCGCGCGGCAGGGTTGAAAAACCCTTGGGAGCGCTTTTTTCGTCGTCGAAGGTGACGATTTCGTAGGCCTCGGGATGGGCCTGCAACTCGCGCAGCAGCTTGTTGTTCATGGCGTGGCCCGAGCGAAACGCGCTGTAGGCGGCCAGCAGCGGCTTGCCCAGCAGGTACAGGTCGCCCATGGCATCGAGGATCTTGTGCTTCACGAATTCGTCGTTGTAGCGCAGGCCTTCGCTGTTGAGCACCTTGTAGTCGTCCATGACGATGGCGTTGTCGAGCCCGCCGCCCAGCGCCAGTCCGTTGGCCCGCATCATTTCGACATCCTTGGTGAAGCCGAAGGTGCGCGCCCGGGCGATGTCCCGGCTGTAGCCGCCCGAGCCCATGTCGAACTCGACGCGCTGGCCGGTGGAATCCACGGCGGGATGGTCGAAGTCGATTTCAAAGCTCAGCTTGTAGCCCTCGTAAGGGCTCAGGCGCGCCCACTTCACATTGGCGCCCTCGCCTTCGCGGACCTCGACGGGCTTGAGGATGCGCACAAAACGCTTGGGCGCGTCCTGCAGCGCAATGCCGGCGGACTGCAGCAAAAACACGAACGAGGACGCCGAGCCGTCCAGAATCGGCACTTCTTCGGCGGTGATGTCGATGATCAGGTTGTCCAGCCCCAGGCCGGCGCAGGCCGACATCAGGTGCTCGACGGTGTGGACCTTGGCGCTGCCGCTGGAAATGGTCGATGCCAGC comes from Polaromonas naphthalenivorans CJ2 and encodes:
- the lpxC gene encoding UDP-3-O-acyl-N-acetylglucosamine deacetylase, with amino-acid sequence MLAQRTLKSLTKAVGVGLHSGQRVELTLRPAPPDSGIVFRRVDLPEPVDIVISPEAVTDTRLASTISSGSAKVHTVEHLMSACAGLGLDNLIIDITAEEVPILDGSASSFVFLLQSAGIALQDAPKRFVRILKPVEVREGEGANVKWARLSPYEGYKLSFEIDFDHPAVDSTGQRVEFDMGSGGYSRDIARARTFGFTKDVEMMRANGLALGGGLDNAIVMDDYKVLNSEGLRYNDEFVKHKILDAMGDLYLLGKPLLAAYSAFRSGHAMNNKLLRELQAHPEAYEIVTFDDEKSAPKGFSTLPRAW